The Desulfobacterales bacterium genome includes the window AGACTTGGTGGCCGTGACCAGCCGGCTGGCCGACGGCATGGGGAGACCGTTAAGCGCCCCGGAAGCGATGACCACGACGTTGCGGGGGGAGTAGGGGTCGACATCCGCCGGGACTTCATCCAGCAGGATGCGGGAGCTGAATCCCCGGCCGCCGATATATTTTTCGGCAAACTCCCGAGGCAGGGGTCTGTTGTCTATGGTTCCGTCCGTCAGGTCTACGTATAAAATCCGGCCGGCATAACCGCCTTGAAATCTGTTCATTTTAAGCCTGTCTCCGTGTTAATCGTTTGCGCTTGCAGCAGCCGGGCAAAACCCTTCATCCGGTGTTTGGAAAATTGCGACGAACCGCTCAGCTTTAAAACCTCGGCGGGACAATATTTGACGCACTGGGGCTCCCCGTTGCAAAGGTCGCACTTAAGGGCGGTCCCTTCCCCGGGGTCCAGAATCACGGCCCCGACGGGGCAGGCATTCACGCACATGCCGCATCCGATGCAGACGTCCGGGTTGACGATGACCATGCTGTCCGGCTGCGGGCGGTGCATCGCGCCGGTGGGGCAGATATTCACGCAGGGGGCGTCTTCACAGTTCAGGCAGGTGACCGGTATGTCCACGCCTTTGCCCAGCGCCACCACCCGGATCCGGCTGCGGTAGGGATTGCCGACCCCATGATGATGAAATGTACAAATCAATTCGCACATCCGGCAGCGGCTGCAGATTTGATCCATATTTTCGGAATCCTCAACATACCAGATTCTTTCTTTGGCCATT containing:
- a CDS encoding 4Fe-4S dicluster domain-containing protein, translating into MAKERIWYVEDSENMDQICSRCRMCELICTFHHHGVGNPYRSRIRVVALGKGVDIPVTCLNCEDAPCVNICPTGAMHRPQPDSMVIVNPDVCIGCGMCVNACPVGAVILDPGEGTALKCDLCNGEPQCVKYCPAEVLKLSGSSQFSKHRMKGFARLLQAQTINTETGLK